The Paenibacillus macerans genome includes a window with the following:
- the rpmE gene encoding 50S ribosomal protein L31: MKEAIQPKYHVTTVTCACGNTFETGSVKQELRVEICSNCHPFFTGKQKFVDAGGRVDKFKKKYGI; this comes from the coding sequence ATGAAAGAAGCTATTCAACCCAAATATCACGTGACTACGGTTACTTGCGCTTGCGGCAACACCTTTGAAACGGGTTCCGTTAAACAAGAACTGCGCGTTGAAATTTGCTCCAACTGTCATCCATTCTTCACAGGGAAGCAGAAATTCGTGGATGCCGGCGGACGTGTGGATAAATTCAAAAAGAAATACGGCATCTAA
- a CDS encoding radical SAM protein — protein MHLVYADAEGQVYDHPALYGLARSGDMVVEILEDELIPLPEGATLVGLPSTRPIGMDPDTGEMKPLPGDVQAVGALLPQGYTRLCLPGYIKTDKEYKLPLFGYSAVVWKDGQFYVTARQSDDPEKWNPLNCDPLELKNQVKAFKTRYPENRLYEHLSNCALGYECLTASNTFLNRWEGAVPVSYSCNAGCFGCISEQPDDSGFVAPQTRMNFRPRVEELVEVMLEHLKTPESIISFGQGCEGEPSTQAKLIIDAIREVRRQTDMGYININTNAGLSDHIRGIVDAGLDLMRVSTISALDGHYNAYYKPRGYTLANVEKSLKYAAEQGVYTSINYLIFPGVTDREEEVEAMIEFARRTKLKLIQLRNLNIDPESYLELIPKAQSEILGMKQAIEIFQEELPDVVIGSYTHVPPAELARVKAKVHG, from the coding sequence ATGCATTTAGTTTATGCCGACGCTGAGGGACAGGTTTATGATCATCCGGCGCTGTACGGGCTTGCCCGGAGCGGGGATATGGTCGTGGAAATTTTGGAGGATGAGTTGATCCCGCTGCCGGAGGGCGCTACGCTGGTGGGCCTGCCTTCCACACGGCCGATCGGGATGGATCCGGACACGGGCGAGATGAAACCGCTCCCCGGCGATGTGCAGGCCGTGGGGGCTTTGCTGCCGCAAGGATACACGCGGCTATGTCTTCCCGGTTATATCAAAACCGATAAAGAATACAAGCTGCCCTTGTTCGGTTACTCGGCGGTGGTCTGGAAGGACGGGCAATTTTATGTGACGGCCCGGCAGTCGGACGATCCTGAGAAATGGAATCCGCTCAATTGCGATCCGCTTGAGTTAAAAAATCAGGTGAAGGCTTTTAAAACGCGTTATCCGGAGAATCGGCTGTACGAGCATTTGTCGAACTGTGCGCTCGGCTATGAGTGCCTGACGGCTTCCAATACGTTTTTGAACCGGTGGGAAGGGGCCGTTCCGGTATCTTACTCTTGCAATGCGGGCTGTTTTGGCTGTATTTCCGAGCAGCCGGACGACAGCGGATTTGTGGCGCCGCAGACGCGGATGAATTTTCGCCCGCGCGTGGAAGAGCTGGTCGAAGTGATGCTGGAGCATTTGAAAACGCCGGAATCGATTATCAGTTTCGGCCAAGGCTGCGAAGGCGAGCCTTCCACGCAAGCGAAGCTGATCATCGATGCGATCCGCGAGGTGCGGCGGCAAACCGATATGGGCTACATCAACATCAATACGAACGCGGGGCTCTCCGATCATATCCGCGGCATCGTTGACGCCGGGCTCGATTTGATGCGGGTCAGCACGATCAGCGCGCTGGACGGCCATTACAACGCGTACTACAAACCGCGCGGCTACACGCTTGCCAACGTGGAGAAGTCGCTAAAGTACGCGGCGGAGCAGGGAGTATACACCTCGATCAACTATTTGATTTTTCCCGGCGTCACCGACCGGGAGGAAGAGGTTGAGGCGATGATCGAATTCGCCCGCCGCACCAAGCTGAAGCTGATTCAGCTCCGCAACTTGAACATCGACCCGGAAAGCTATCTGGAGCTGATCCCGAAAGCGCAGAGCGAGATCCTTGGAATGAAACAAGCGATTGAAATTTTTCAGGAAGAATTGCCTGACGTGGTGATCGGCTCGTATACTCATGTGCCTCCGGCCGAGCTGGCCCGTGTCAAAGCCAAGGTGCATGGATAA
- the rho gene encoding transcription termination factor Rho, with product MDLQIADLEGMKLTELYKLAKQYQIPYYGQLKKKELIFAILRAQAEQSGLMFMEGVLEILPEGYGFLRPINYLPSTEDIYISASQIRKFDLRTGDLVSGKCRAPKENERYFGLLQVNAVNGEDPAAASERLHFPALTPLYPQKKLVLETSPTHLSTRIMDLLAPVGLGQRGLIVAPPKAGKTLLLKEIANSISTNNPDIELFVLLIDERPEEVTDMQRSVKGEVIASTFDELPENHIKVAELVLQRALRLVEHKKDVVILLDSITRLARAYNLVVPPSGRTLSGGIDPAAFHRPKRFFGSARNVEEGGSLTILATALVDTGSRMDDIIYEEFKGTGNMELHLDRKLAERRIFPAIDIRRSGTRREEVLLTKEELDTIWSIRKNMNDSYDFVEGFLKKLRDSKTNAEFLASFDTAGGSPSASGNGGARRPVRTGSASSSPRMGSS from the coding sequence ATGGATCTGCAAATCGCCGATTTGGAAGGGATGAAACTGACCGAGCTGTACAAGCTTGCGAAGCAGTATCAGATTCCTTATTACGGCCAGTTGAAAAAGAAAGAATTGATTTTCGCAATTTTAAGGGCGCAGGCAGAACAGAGCGGGCTGATGTTTATGGAAGGCGTGCTCGAGATTTTGCCGGAAGGGTACGGTTTCCTAAGGCCGATCAATTATTTGCCCAGCACGGAAGACATTTATATTTCCGCTTCCCAAATCCGCAAGTTCGATCTGCGTACGGGGGACCTCGTCTCCGGGAAGTGCCGGGCTCCGAAAGAAAATGAACGGTATTTCGGACTCCTTCAAGTCAACGCCGTCAACGGAGAGGATCCCGCCGCTGCCTCCGAACGGCTGCATTTCCCGGCGCTTACTCCGCTTTATCCGCAGAAGAAGCTCGTGCTGGAAACTTCCCCAACCCACTTATCCACCCGCATCATGGATTTACTTGCCCCGGTCGGACTCGGACAACGCGGTTTGATCGTGGCGCCGCCAAAAGCAGGGAAGACGCTGCTGCTCAAAGAAATCGCCAACAGCATTTCCACCAACAATCCCGATATCGAGTTATTCGTATTGCTGATCGACGAACGTCCGGAAGAAGTGACGGATATGCAGCGTTCGGTAAAAGGCGAAGTCATCGCTTCGACGTTCGACGAGCTTCCGGAGAATCATATCAAGGTGGCGGAGCTGGTACTGCAGCGCGCATTGCGGCTGGTGGAGCACAAGAAGGACGTCGTGATTCTGCTGGACAGCATCACGCGGCTCGCCCGGGCGTACAATCTGGTCGTTCCGCCGTCCGGCCGCACGCTTAGCGGGGGGATTGATCCTGCGGCTTTCCATCGTCCGAAGCGGTTTTTCGGCTCGGCCCGGAATGTGGAGGAGGGCGGCAGTCTGACGATTTTGGCGACCGCGCTGGTCGATACGGGGTCGCGTATGGACGATATCATTTACGAGGAATTTAAAGGCACCGGCAACATGGAGCTGCATTTGGACCGCAAGCTGGCGGAGCGCCGTATTTTTCCGGCCATCGACATCCGCCGTTCGGGAACGCGCCGCGAGGAAGTACTGTTGACCAAGGAAGAGCTCGATACGATCTGGTCGATCCGCAAAAACATGAACGATTCCTACGACTTTGTGGAAGGATTCCTCAAGAAGCTGCGGGATTCGAAGACAAACGCGGAATTTCTGGCTTCCTTCGATACGGCGGGCGGCTCGCCATCCGCAAGCGGAAACGGGGGAGCACGCCGTCCGGTACGGACCGGTTCCGCTTCATCTTCGCCGCGGATGGGTTCGTCGTAG
- a CDS encoding UDP-N-acetylglucosamine 1-carboxyvinyltransferase, whose amino-acid sequence MEKLMIRGGRPLRGSVSISGAKNSAIALIPAAILAESEVVLDNLPVLSDVAVYAEILGELGARVQWEGNQMRIDPADIRSIPMPNGPVKKLRASYYMMGALLGRFKEATIGLPGGCNFEPRPIDQHIKGFEALGATVTNEHGSIHLHAKELRGAKIYLDVSSVGATINIMLAATRAKGATIIENAAKEPEIIDVATLLNSMGAIIKGAGTETIRIEGVTELRGCRHSIIPDRIQAGTYMIAAAATRGDVLIDGVIPKHLEALTAKLLEMGAEVEELDESIRVIGQSAYGHVDVKALVYPGFPTDIQSPMTSLLTQANGVSVLSDFVYSNRFKHVPELVRMGAKIRVEGRSAIIEGSKLNAAKVKAADLRAGAALVVAGLTVEEGITEVSGVELIDRGYDHLVPNLRALGADVWREAE is encoded by the coding sequence ATGGAGAAATTAATGATCCGTGGCGGACGTCCGCTGCGCGGCAGCGTCTCGATTAGCGGCGCTAAGAACAGTGCGATCGCGTTGATTCCGGCTGCGATTCTGGCGGAATCGGAGGTCGTGCTCGACAACCTGCCGGTTCTGAGCGATGTGGCCGTGTACGCGGAAATTTTGGGAGAGCTCGGAGCCCGAGTTCAGTGGGAAGGCAACCAGATGCGCATCGATCCCGCCGACATCAGATCGATTCCGATGCCCAATGGACCCGTCAAGAAGCTGCGCGCTTCCTACTATATGATGGGAGCCTTGTTAGGACGATTTAAAGAAGCGACGATCGGTTTGCCGGGCGGCTGCAATTTTGAGCCCCGTCCGATCGACCAACATATCAAAGGATTTGAAGCGCTTGGCGCAACCGTGACGAATGAGCACGGATCGATTCACCTGCATGCCAAGGAGCTGCGCGGAGCCAAAATTTATTTGGATGTCAGCAGCGTCGGGGCAACGATCAATATTATGCTGGCGGCTACGCGAGCCAAAGGCGCAACGATTATCGAAAACGCGGCCAAAGAGCCTGAAATTATAGATGTAGCCACCCTGCTGAATTCCATGGGGGCGATTATTAAAGGCGCCGGAACGGAAACGATCCGGATCGAAGGCGTCACGGAGCTTAGAGGCTGCCGTCATTCCATTATTCCCGACCGAATCCAGGCGGGCACCTATATGATCGCGGCGGCCGCCACGCGCGGCGACGTCCTCATCGACGGGGTGATCCCCAAGCATCTTGAGGCGTTGACCGCCAAACTGCTGGAAATGGGCGCTGAGGTCGAAGAGTTGGATGAGAGCATCCGCGTTATCGGCCAATCCGCTTACGGACATGTCGATGTCAAGGCATTAGTCTACCCCGGTTTTCCTACCGATATTCAGTCCCCGATGACAAGTCTGCTAACTCAGGCCAACGGCGTAAGCGTGCTGAGCGACTTTGTTTACAGCAACCGGTTTAAGCACGTCCCGGAGCTGGTGCGTATGGGAGCGAAAATCCGGGTGGAGGGCCGTTCGGCGATTATCGAAGGTTCCAAGCTGAATGCGGCTAAAGTGAAAGCGGCCGATTTGCGCGCCGGTGCGGCGCTCGTAGTGGCCGGTTTAACCGTAGAGGAAGGGATTACCGAAGTATCCGGCGTTGAACTAATCGACCGGGGCTACGACCATCTCGTTCCTAATTTGCGGGCTTTGGGGGCGGACGTTTGGCGAGAGGCGGAATAA
- a CDS encoding class II fructose-bisphosphate aldolase: MPLVSMTDMLNKALQGKYAVGQYNINNLEWTQAILAAAEEEKSPVILGVSEGAARHMSGFYTVVKMVEGLLHDMKITVPVAIHLDHGSSFDKCKEAIDAGFTSVMIDGSHHPIDENIAMTKKVVEYAHAKGVSVEAEVGTVGGQEDDVSGGIQYADLNECIRIVNETGIDTLAPALGSVHGPYHGEPNLGFKEMEEIRDAVKLPLVLHGGTGIPTHDIQKAISLGTSKINVNTENQIEFTKAVREVLAAKPDVYDPRKYIVPGRDAIKATVIGKIREFGSNNKA; encoded by the coding sequence ATGCCATTAGTATCGATGACAGACATGTTGAACAAAGCGCTTCAAGGCAAATACGCAGTGGGTCAATACAACATCAACAACCTGGAATGGACCCAAGCGATTCTCGCTGCCGCCGAAGAAGAGAAGTCCCCGGTAATCCTTGGCGTATCCGAGGGTGCAGCCCGCCATATGAGCGGCTTCTACACCGTTGTTAAAATGGTGGAAGGCTTGCTGCATGACATGAAAATTACCGTTCCTGTAGCCATCCATCTTGATCATGGTTCCAGTTTTGATAAATGTAAGGAAGCGATCGACGCCGGATTTACTTCCGTTATGATCGACGGCTCCCACCATCCGATCGACGAAAACATCGCCATGACGAAGAAAGTCGTTGAATACGCTCATGCCAAAGGCGTTTCCGTAGAAGCGGAAGTCGGTACCGTCGGCGGTCAGGAAGACGATGTTTCCGGCGGGATTCAATATGCCGACCTCAACGAATGCATCCGCATCGTAAATGAAACTGGAATCGACACGCTGGCTCCGGCACTTGGCTCCGTGCATGGCCCTTACCATGGCGAACCAAACCTCGGCTTCAAAGAGATGGAAGAAATCCGCGACGCGGTCAAGCTGCCGCTCGTATTGCACGGCGGGACAGGCATTCCTACCCATGACATCCAAAAAGCGATTTCGCTCGGCACTTCCAAAATCAACGTAAATACGGAAAATCAAATCGAGTTCACCAAGGCGGTTCGCGAAGTGCTTGCCGCAAAACCGGACGTATACGATCCGCGTAAGTACATCGTTCCGGGCCGCGACGCCATCAAAGCTACGGTTATCGGGAAAATCCGTGAGTTTGGTTCCAACAACAAAGCCTAA
- a CDS encoding response regulator — protein MEEKKVLIVDDQNGIRILLMEVFSSEGYKTFQAANGKMALEIVRSDSPDLVLLDMKIPGMDGIEILKHIKEVNPDIKVIMMTAYGELDMIKEATDLGALMHFTKPFDIDEMRVAVNMLLKGGAVI, from the coding sequence GTGGAAGAGAAGAAAGTGTTAATTGTCGACGATCAGAACGGTATCCGCATTTTATTGATGGAAGTCTTCAGCAGCGAAGGGTATAAAACGTTTCAGGCGGCCAACGGCAAAATGGCTTTGGAAATCGTCCGCAGCGATTCGCCGGATTTGGTGCTTCTCGACATGAAAATCCCGGGAATGGATGGAATTGAAATCCTCAAGCACATCAAAGAGGTCAATCCGGACATCAAAGTCATTATGATGACGGCGTACGGCGAGCTGGACATGATTAAGGAAGCGACCGATCTCGGGGCCCTGATGCATTTTACGAAGCCTTTTGACATTGATGAAATGCGAGTGGCGGTGAACATGCTGCTGAAAGGCGGCGCCGTCATTTAG
- a CDS encoding CTP synthase, with the protein MAKYIFVTGGVVSSLGKGITAASLGRLLKNRGLKVTIQKFDPYINVDPGTMSPYQHGEVFVTDDGAETDLDLGHYERFIDINLSKNSNVTTGKVYSSVIGKERRGEYLGGTVQVIPHITNEIKERVFRAGREAGSDVVITEIGGTVGDIESLPFLEAIRQIKSDIGRENVMYIHVTLIPYIKAAGEVKTKPTQHSVKELRSIGIQPNVIVCRTEHALSDDIKGKIAQFCDVDPSAVVECRDADTLYEVPLNLRDEGLDEIVVNHLKLTTPMPDMREWESLVERINKLEKTVEIAIVGKYVALHDAYLSVVESLSHAGFDANSDVKIRWVNAEEVTDANVAELLQGVGGILVPGGFGDRGIEGKITTIRYARENKIPFFGICLGMQVAVIEYARALAGLQGANSSEINPSTEYPVIDLLPEQKDIEDLGGTMRLGLYPCKLAPGSLAMQCYNDELVYERHRHRYEFNNAYRETLERVGLRISGTSPDGRLVEIIELPDHPWFLAVQFHPEFTSRPNRPQPLFREFVKAAITHLS; encoded by the coding sequence GTGGCAAAATACATTTTCGTGACAGGCGGGGTCGTATCCTCGCTAGGGAAAGGAATTACGGCTGCGTCGCTGGGCAGGCTGCTTAAGAACAGAGGCTTGAAGGTAACGATCCAGAAATTCGATCCTTATATCAACGTCGATCCGGGGACGATGAGCCCCTATCAGCACGGCGAAGTGTTCGTCACCGACGACGGGGCCGAAACGGACCTTGATCTTGGCCATTACGAACGGTTCATCGACATTAATTTATCGAAGAACAGCAACGTAACGACGGGGAAAGTTTACTCTTCGGTCATCGGCAAGGAGCGCCGCGGAGAGTATCTCGGCGGTACGGTGCAGGTGATTCCGCACATTACGAACGAAATCAAAGAGCGCGTGTTCCGCGCCGGGCGCGAAGCGGGTTCCGACGTGGTCATTACGGAAATCGGCGGCACCGTCGGCGATATCGAAAGCTTGCCGTTCCTCGAGGCGATCCGCCAGATCAAAAGCGATATCGGACGCGAGAACGTCATGTATATCCACGTGACGCTGATCCCGTACATTAAAGCGGCCGGCGAAGTGAAGACAAAGCCGACCCAGCACAGCGTCAAGGAGCTGCGGAGCATCGGCATTCAGCCGAACGTGATCGTCTGCCGGACGGAGCATGCCCTGTCGGACGACATCAAGGGGAAGATCGCCCAATTTTGCGATGTCGACCCCAGCGCAGTGGTGGAATGCCGGGATGCGGATACGCTGTATGAAGTACCGCTGAATCTGCGCGACGAAGGGTTGGACGAAATCGTCGTCAACCATCTCAAGCTGACGACGCCGATGCCGGATATGCGCGAGTGGGAAAGCCTTGTCGAGCGGATCAACAAGCTGGAGAAGACGGTGGAGATCGCCATCGTCGGCAAATACGTCGCGCTGCACGACGCTTATTTGAGCGTGGTCGAATCGCTGTCCCACGCCGGATTTGACGCAAATAGCGACGTGAAGATCCGCTGGGTGAACGCGGAAGAGGTGACGGACGCCAACGTGGCCGAACTGCTGCAAGGCGTCGGCGGCATTCTGGTGCCGGGCGGCTTTGGCGACCGGGGGATCGAAGGCAAGATTACGACGATCCGTTACGCCCGGGAAAACAAGATTCCGTTCTTCGGTATTTGCCTCGGCATGCAGGTGGCGGTGATCGAATACGCCCGTGCCTTGGCCGGCCTGCAAGGCGCCAACAGTTCGGAAATCAATCCTTCCACCGAGTATCCGGTCATCGATTTGCTGCCGGAGCAGAAGGATATCGAGGATCTGGGCGGAACGATGCGGCTCGGTTTATATCCTTGCAAGCTTGCGCCGGGTTCCCTGGCCATGCAGTGCTATAACGATGAGCTGGTGTACGAAAGACACCGTCACCGGTATGAGTTCAACAATGCCTACCGCGAAACGCTGGAACGCGTGGGGCTGCGCATTTCCGGCACTTCCCCGGATGGGCGGCTGGTCGAAATTATCGAACTGCCGGATCATCCTTGGTTTTTGGCGGTACAGTTCCATCCGGAGTTTACGTCCCGTCCGAACCGGCCGCAGCCGTTGTTCCGCGAGTTTGTCAAAGCTGCGATTACCCATTTGTCCTAA
- the rpoE gene encoding DNA-directed RNA polymerase subunit delta, with translation MSTPLNLNIDPEKVQEIPMVDLAFMILKAANTPYYYRDLMNEVAKLRGMTEEQINEAIAQLYTEINIDGRFACVGTNLWGLKRWYPIDRSEDPVASSKRPRIINDDDDDLEDEDFVEEEDGYISDEDEDYDALDEDGDDELFPDDDEDDVDDVEDDTLLDDEELEDEDALVDEEDEVESEDEYDDSDDDDL, from the coding sequence GTGAGTACCCCGCTCAATTTGAACATCGACCCGGAGAAGGTTCAGGAAATCCCTATGGTCGACTTGGCCTTTATGATTCTGAAAGCGGCGAACACGCCGTATTACTACCGCGACCTGATGAACGAGGTTGCCAAGCTCCGCGGTATGACCGAGGAACAAATCAACGAAGCGATTGCTCAACTCTATACGGAAATTAATATCGACGGACGGTTTGCTTGCGTAGGCACCAATCTGTGGGGCCTTAAGCGCTGGTACCCGATCGACCGCTCGGAGGATCCGGTGGCCAGCTCCAAACGTCCGCGCATCATTAACGATGACGACGACGATCTGGAAGACGAGGATTTCGTGGAGGAAGAAGACGGATACATCTCCGACGAGGACGAAGACTACGACGCCTTGGACGAGGATGGGGACGACGAATTGTTCCCGGACGACGACGAAGACGATGTGGATGACGTCGAGGACGACACCCTGCTGGATGATGAGGAATTGGAGGACGAGGACGCCCTCGTCGACGAAGAAGACGAAGTGGAAAGCGAAGACGAGTACGACGACAGCGATGACGACGACTTGTAA
- a CDS encoding S8 family peptidase yields the protein MDYSGFLRYLNEHVDTSGKSGRYIIRFPHPAEYAECVRQLFQHKRKHPALRQIRTSPLLQALICPLGLRGEAARSRFGLSVEEDSRVSVHSPAPSGKGQNSGIPWGVKRIGAPETWSVSTGYRIRIGVIDTGADFAHPDLRHSLARGINLLNRISLPYDDNGHGTHIAGTIAASGGSQGMMGVAPRSLIFPVKAFDHNGSAYVSDIILGIDWCVRNRMHIVNMSFGMKSNSEALQNIIRKAHNAGIVVVASSGNDKKGRSADYPARYPLTISVGATGRDGRIASFSNYGPYIDIYAPGEKITSSWLGGGYREMSGTSMATSHVSGAVALLLALKPDLKPGEIKRRLRRTARPLPSASSAKAKGAGEVSAARLLRAKPRRS from the coding sequence ATGGACTATTCCGGATTTCTGCGTTATTTGAACGAACATGTCGACACCTCCGGAAAAAGCGGACGCTACATCATCCGCTTCCCGCATCCGGCCGAATACGCCGAATGCGTACGTCAGTTGTTTCAGCATAAGCGAAAGCATCCGGCGCTGCGGCAAATCCGAACCTCGCCGCTGCTGCAGGCCCTGATTTGTCCCCTTGGCTTGCGAGGGGAAGCGGCCCGCTCCCGATTCGGCCTTTCCGTCGAGGAGGATTCCCGAGTCAGCGTTCATAGTCCCGCTCCTTCCGGCAAAGGGCAAAATTCCGGGATTCCCTGGGGAGTAAAACGCATCGGCGCGCCGGAAACGTGGTCCGTCTCGACCGGATACCGGATTCGCATCGGCGTGATCGACACGGGGGCCGACTTCGCCCATCCCGACCTGCGCCACTCTTTGGCAAGGGGGATCAATTTGCTGAATCGGATTAGCCTTCCTTACGACGACAACGGCCACGGCACGCATATTGCCGGCACCATCGCCGCTTCGGGCGGATCGCAAGGCATGATGGGCGTGGCCCCTCGCTCGCTGATCTTTCCTGTTAAAGCGTTTGATCATAACGGATCCGCGTACGTTTCCGATATTATTTTGGGGATCGACTGGTGCGTCCGCAACCGGATGCATATTGTGAATATGAGTTTCGGAATGAAAAGCAACAGCGAAGCCCTGCAGAACATCATTCGCAAAGCCCATAACGCAGGGATCGTTGTCGTGGCCTCCTCCGGAAACGATAAAAAAGGCCGGAGCGCCGATTACCCGGCCCGGTATCCTCTGACCATTTCGGTCGGGGCTACCGGGCGGGACGGCCGCATCGCCTCCTTCAGCAATTACGGCCCGTACATCGACATTTACGCCCCCGGCGAAAAAATAACGTCCTCGTGGCTGGGCGGAGGGTACCGCGAGATGAGCGGCACTTCCATGGCCACCTCCCACGTCAGCGGAGCCGTGGCCCTGCTGTTGGCGCTGAAGCCCGACCTGAAGCCGGGCGAGATCAAGCGCCGCCTGCGCCGTACCGCGCGCCCGCTCCCTTCCGCCAGCAGCGCCAAGGCAAAGGGCGCCGGCGAGGTCAGCGCGGCCCGCCTGCTGCGCGCCAAGCCCCGGCGGAGCTAG
- the argS gene encoding arginine--tRNA ligase — translation MPHNPLEQMNQALKEAILEAIAAAGLAQPEEIPAIVLEVPKDKAHGDFATNAAMQLTRIAKKNPRQIAEEILAKLDYSKAGIEKAEIAGPGFINFTLGKGYLYPILLEVYRAGENYGRIQQGNGQKAQVEFVSANPTGSLHLGHARGAAVGDALCNLLDFAGYEVTREYYINDAGNQIANLSKSIEARYLQELGQDAEMPEDGYHGEDIKGFARELVAEQGDKLLSMEPEARAAFLRKYGLEKELAKIKRDLERFRVRFDVWFSETSLYEDGQVEASLAELREKGQTYEQEGATWLKTTDYGDDKDRVLVKNDGTYTYLTPDIAYHRNKYDRGFDRIINIWGADHHGYIPRVKAAMQAIGKDPEKLIVLIAQMVSLFQDGEKVKMSKRTGKAVTMVDLMDEVGVDPIRYFFTMRSMDSHLDFDMDLAVSTSNENPVYYVQYAYARICSIFRQAEEQGISVPAPENADLTKLTAEHEFDLLRKIGELPEEIGVAAANYAPHRLVRYVYDLASLFHSYYRAERVITDDAEQTAARLVLLGGVRTALANVLGLIGVSAPEKM, via the coding sequence ATGCCACACAATCCGTTGGAACAAATGAACCAGGCGTTAAAGGAAGCGATTCTGGAGGCGATCGCCGCCGCCGGGCTGGCGCAGCCTGAGGAAATCCCGGCCATCGTGCTGGAAGTGCCGAAGGACAAGGCGCACGGCGACTTCGCCACCAATGCGGCTATGCAGCTGACGCGCATCGCGAAGAAAAACCCGCGTCAAATCGCCGAAGAAATTTTGGCCAAGCTGGATTATTCGAAAGCCGGGATCGAAAAGGCGGAAATCGCCGGTCCCGGGTTCATCAATTTTACGCTGGGCAAAGGGTATCTGTACCCGATCCTGCTGGAGGTTTACCGCGCGGGGGAAAACTACGGCCGCATCCAGCAAGGCAATGGGCAAAAGGCCCAGGTCGAATTCGTCAGCGCCAATCCGACGGGCAGCCTGCATTTGGGCCATGCGCGCGGCGCGGCGGTCGGCGACGCGCTTTGCAACTTGCTGGATTTCGCCGGATACGAGGTAACGCGGGAATATTACATCAACGACGCCGGGAACCAGATCGCCAACCTGAGCAAATCGATCGAAGCCAGATACCTGCAGGAGCTTGGACAGGACGCGGAAATGCCGGAAGACGGGTATCACGGCGAAGACATTAAAGGCTTCGCCCGGGAACTGGTGGCGGAACAAGGCGATAAGCTGCTGTCGATGGAGCCGGAGGCGCGTGCGGCTTTTCTGCGCAAATATGGGCTGGAGAAGGAACTGGCGAAAATCAAACGCGACCTTGAACGTTTCCGGGTCCGCTTTGACGTATGGTTCAGCGAAACTTCCCTTTACGAGGACGGGCAGGTGGAAGCTTCGCTCGCCGAACTGCGCGAGAAAGGCCAAACCTACGAGCAAGAAGGGGCAACCTGGCTCAAAACGACGGATTACGGCGACGACAAAGACCGCGTGCTGGTGAAAAACGACGGCACCTACACTTATTTGACCCCGGATATCGCTTATCACCGGAACAAATACGACCGCGGGTTCGACCGCATCATCAACATTTGGGGCGCCGACCACCATGGCTATATTCCGCGCGTCAAGGCGGCGATGCAGGCGATCGGCAAGGATCCGGAGAAGCTGATCGTGCTGATCGCCCAGATGGTCAGCCTGTTCCAGGACGGCGAGAAGGTGAAAATGTCCAAACGGACCGGCAAAGCGGTTACGATGGTGGACCTGATGGACGAAGTGGGCGTCGACCCGATTCGCTATTTCTTTACGATGCGCAGCATGGACTCGCATCTTGATTTCGATATGGATCTGGCCGTTTCGACTTCGAACGAAAATCCGGTCTACTACGTGCAGTATGCGTATGCGCGGATCTGCAGCATTTTCCGCCAGGCCGAAGAACAGGGCATCAGCGTACCGGCGCCGGAAAACGCTGACCTAACCAAGCTGACGGCGGAGCATGAATTCGATCTGCTGCGGAAAATCGGCGAGCTGCCGGAGGAAATCGGCGTCGCGGCCGCCAACTACGCGCCGCACCGGCTGGTGCGCTACGTGTATGACCTGGCTTCGCTGTTCCACAGCTACTACCGGGCGGAGCGCGTCATCACCGACGACGCGGAGCAAACCGCGGCGCGGCTCGTGCTGCTCGGCGGCGTGCGGACGGCGCTCGCCAACGTGCTTGGCTTGATCGGCGTGTCCGCGCCGGAAAAGATGTGA
- a CDS encoding DUF1934 domain-containing protein: protein MPEMRPVKLVLTSRQGQDETVQSLTGNAMIRDGAVYIRYNEPVTEPAGGITRTMVKITGEELKIMRHGDVEAEQTFRAGQRLPGFYRSPFTRFNLSTDTVKVDSRLNGVAGLVTWEYDLYVYEELSGHFAISLHIQEEV, encoded by the coding sequence ATGCCGGAGATGCGCCCGGTCAAGCTTGTGTTGACGAGCCGGCAGGGACAAGACGAGACGGTGCAGTCCCTGACAGGAAATGCGATGATTCGGGACGGAGCGGTCTACATCCGTTATAATGAGCCGGTGACGGAGCCGGCCGGCGGGATAACGCGAACGATGGTTAAAATTACCGGGGAAGAACTGAAGATCATGCGGCACGGGGACGTGGAGGCGGAGCAAACGTTCCGCGCCGGACAACGGCTGCCGGGTTTTTACCGCTCCCCATTTACCCGTTTTAACTTGTCTACCGATACCGTAAAAGTGGATTCCCGTCTGAATGGCGTGGCCGGCCTGGTCACCTGGGAATACGATTTGTACGTATATGAGGAGTTATCGGGACATTTTGCAATCAGTTTACATATACAGGAGGAAGTTTGA